Part of the Parcubacteria group bacterium genome is shown below.
ATTAGTACCATCGATCCAAGCCATTACTCCCGAATCAAAAGATGCTCCGTCGCTGCCATTATCTTTGATGTCGCTATTATCAACGACCAGATTTCTTTTCTCGGAGTAAACGCCGTTGCGGCCGTTTTTTCTGATTTCCGTTTCACTGATCGTCACCTTATTGCTATCATTCAGTTTTCCGGCATAAATAATCACACCATCCCTGTCATTGTGCTCGATCCGACATTTGATAATTTTCACTCTTCCGCCATCAGAAACTTTGACTCCATTTTTACCGTCCCGGATTGTCAGTTTGGTGAGTTTTGCTCCGCCATTAAGATAGGCCGCGGAATCATCATCGCTCTTTGCTTCAATGATTGTCTTGTCTCGACCTTGGCCATTAACTTCCACGCCCTTAGGTACAACTAAATTTTCATGATAAGTGCCTTCAGCGACATAGACCACTGTGTCTTTGTTGGCATTTTTCAGCGCTTGGGAAATGGTTTTATAGGGATGTTTGGAAGAACCATCTTGATTATTACTCGCTCCGGTATCGACATAGATTTTTTTTGTATGCCCGGCAAAAGTCAAAAATGGCACAACCACGACCAACGCTAAAAAGGCCAAAAACAACCTTTTTAAGT
Proteins encoded:
- a CDS encoding right-handed parallel beta-helix repeat-containing protein; translated protein: MKKIDLKRLFLAFLALVVVVPFLTFAGHTKKIYVDTGASNNQDGSSKHPYKTISQALKNANKDTVVYVAEGTYHENLVVPKGVEVNGQGRDKTIIEAKSDDDSAAYLNGGAKLTKLTIRDGKNGVKVSDGGRVKIIKCRIEHNDRDGVIIYAGKLNDSNKVTISETEIRKNGRNGVYSEKRNLVVDNSDIKDNGSDGASFDSGVMAWIDGTNFLRNSASGLKVRLDGAQIYTKNNTFSDNEREGVEVDAFGQTGRVDIKNSKFSDNSNYGIARVQRKAFFGNTWTGLTIENATFSKTNLGEVSGIFKLFN